The following are from one region of the Halomonas qaidamensis genome:
- a CDS encoding ATP-dependent DNA helicase — MSRYRIAVRTLCDFTAREGDLDHRFTPAPSAQEGIEGHRLVASRRGEDYLAELPLSGEYQGLRVAGRADGFDPNANRLEEVKTYRGNLDRMAANQRALHWAQVKVYGALLCAEQRLERVTLALVYLEITSGQETLLTQEASSTELQAFFTDQCQRFLVWAEQEYTHRLRRDEWLATLTFPYPDFRPGQRPLAEDVYKAASTGRCLLAQAPTGIGKTLGTLFPMLSAMPRQQLDKVAFLTMKTPGRRLALDALARLSAPSSSPPTSLPSTSTPPISSSLSPSALASPLRVLELVARQKACEYPGAACQGDACPLAAGFYDRLPAARQAAVARCWLDRDGLREVALAHSVCPYYLGQELARWADVVVGDVNHWFDSHALLHGLAQANDWRVGLLVDEAHNMVERARGMYSAELSQQRLSRLRRRSPPALAKPLARVGRQWQALTKEVTTDAAASQRYHLLDTLPSKLVGSLQTLAGAITDYLVEHPDAASVELQELLFEALGFCRLAERFDDHSLCDLAIYGRGDAVLGLRNVIPADFLAARFKAAHSAVLFSATLSPFHYYRDLLGLPQSSVWREVASPFSACQLEVRIRADISTRYHHREASVAPIVEALSDQYQRQPGHYLAFFSSFAYLEKVMAQFQLAYPTVSVFAQTRGMQEAERDAFLARFTPAGKGIGFAVLGGAFAEGIDLPGERLIGAFIATLGLPPFNDFNEALKARLNARFGQGDDYTYRIPGMIKVVQAAGRVIRGPEDEGTVILMDDRFAQARVRALLPRWWGHVKVLGENS; from the coding sequence ATGAGCCGTTATCGGATAGCGGTGCGTACGCTGTGCGATTTCACCGCGCGGGAGGGCGACCTTGATCATCGATTCACGCCAGCACCCAGCGCCCAAGAAGGCATCGAAGGGCATAGGCTAGTGGCTAGCCGCCGGGGCGAAGATTACCTGGCTGAACTGCCGCTTTCTGGTGAGTATCAGGGGCTTCGCGTGGCGGGCCGCGCTGACGGCTTTGATCCCAACGCGAACCGTTTGGAAGAGGTCAAAACCTATCGTGGCAATTTAGACCGTATGGCCGCCAACCAGCGCGCGTTGCACTGGGCACAGGTGAAGGTATACGGCGCGCTGCTGTGCGCTGAGCAACGCCTTGAACGGGTCACGCTGGCGTTAGTTTATCTGGAGATTACCAGCGGTCAGGAAACGCTGCTTACCCAAGAGGCTAGCTCAACTGAGTTGCAGGCGTTTTTTACCGATCAATGCCAGCGCTTTTTGGTTTGGGCGGAGCAGGAGTATACCCATCGCCTGCGCCGCGATGAGTGGCTGGCGACGCTGACGTTTCCCTATCCTGATTTTCGCCCTGGGCAGCGTCCGCTAGCGGAAGATGTCTATAAAGCAGCCAGTACTGGTCGGTGCCTATTGGCTCAAGCGCCAACCGGTATTGGCAAAACTCTTGGCACGCTATTTCCGATGCTCTCAGCAATGCCTCGTCAGCAGTTGGATAAGGTGGCCTTTCTAACCATGAAAACCCCAGGCCGCCGCTTAGCGCTGGATGCGCTGGCGCGTCTCTCTGCCCCCAGTTCATCACCGCCTACTTCATTACCCTCTACTTCAACACCCCCTATTTCATCTTCCCTCTCACCGTCTGCACTCGCATCGCCGCTACGTGTGTTGGAGCTGGTAGCGAGACAAAAAGCCTGCGAATACCCTGGCGCCGCTTGCCAAGGCGATGCTTGTCCGTTAGCGGCGGGTTTTTATGACCGCTTGCCTGCCGCTCGCCAAGCCGCGGTGGCACGTTGCTGGCTAGATCGTGACGGACTGCGTGAGGTGGCGCTTGCCCACAGTGTGTGCCCATATTATCTAGGCCAAGAGCTAGCTCGTTGGGCCGACGTAGTAGTTGGCGATGTGAATCACTGGTTTGATAGCCATGCGCTGCTGCATGGCTTGGCCCAAGCTAACGACTGGCGAGTTGGTTTGTTAGTAGATGAAGCACACAACATGGTTGAAAGAGCACGGGGGATGTACAGTGCCGAGCTTTCCCAGCAACGCTTGAGCCGCTTGCGTCGACGTTCACCTCCTGCACTGGCTAAACCGTTAGCAAGGGTCGGCAGGCAGTGGCAGGCGCTCACGAAGGAAGTGACCACCGATGCAGCCGCGTCACAGCGCTACCATCTCCTTGATACGTTGCCCAGCAAGCTGGTGGGCTCGCTTCAAACATTGGCTGGCGCGATCACTGATTATTTGGTTGAGCACCCTGACGCCGCAAGTGTTGAGCTTCAAGAGCTACTGTTTGAAGCGTTAGGCTTCTGCCGGTTGGCGGAGCGGTTCGATGATCACTCACTGTGCGACCTTGCTATTTATGGCCGTGGCGATGCGGTGCTTGGGCTGCGCAATGTTATTCCGGCGGATTTTCTCGCGGCGCGCTTTAAGGCTGCCCACAGCGCTGTGCTGTTTTCAGCCACGCTTAGCCCGTTTCATTACTACCGCGATTTACTAGGGTTGCCACAAAGCAGCGTGTGGCGTGAAGTAGCTTCACCTTTTTCCGCCTGCCAGTTGGAAGTGCGTATTCGAGCCGATATTTCCACTCGCTATCATCACCGAGAGGCCTCTGTAGCGCCTATTGTCGAAGCTTTGTCCGATCAATACCAGCGTCAACCCGGCCACTACCTGGCGTTTTTTAGTAGCTTTGCTTACCTAGAAAAGGTGATGGCGCAGTTTCAGCTCGCGTATCCCACCGTGTCGGTATTCGCTCAAACCCGTGGAATGCAGGAAGCCGAGCGTGATGCCTTTCTGGCGCGTTTTACCCCTGCAGGTAAGGGAATCGGCTTTGCTGTGCTAGGTGGGGCTTTTGCTGAAGGCATTGATCTTCCAGGCGAGCGCTTGATTGGGGCGTTTATTGCCACCTTAGGCCTACCGCCGTTTAACGACTTCAACGAAGCGCTGAAAGCGCGTCTGAATGCCCGCTTTGGCCAGGGTGATGATTACACCTACCGCATACCCGGTATGATCAAAGTGGTGCAAGCCGCCGGAAGGGTGATTCGCGGCCCTGAGGATGAAGGGACTGTGATATTAATGGATGACCGCTTCGCCCAGGCCAGGGTGCGCGCATTGCTGCCGCGCTGGTGGGGGCACGTCAAGGTATTGGGTGAAAACTCCTGA
- a CDS encoding helix-turn-helix domain-containing transcriptional regulator translates to MCVAAIAERAKVSRESLYRALSPKGNPTLRTMTTVIKATGIHFHDLTHHSHEPIAG, encoded by the coding sequence GTGTGTGTGGCTGCTATTGCAGAACGTGCCAAGGTGTCACGCGAAAGCTTGTACCGGGCACTATCCCCAAAAGGCAACCCAACGTTACGAACGATGACCACCGTTATTAAAGCGACAGGCATTCACTTTCACGACCTGACGCACCATAGCCATGAGCCAATAGCGGGATAA
- a CDS encoding type II toxin-antitoxin system RelE/ParE family toxin — protein MAAMRVLTRLNRLATGNAGDAKTVGDGVMELRIDYGPGYRVYYAKVGRRIVMLLVGGTKKRQQADIDQAKAFLNDHRRRAQT, from the coding sequence ATGGCTGCCATGCGGGTGCTGACACGTCTTAACAGGCTAGCCACAGGTAATGCAGGCGACGCCAAGACAGTGGGTGACGGCGTAATGGAGCTGCGAATTGATTACGGGCCGGGCTACCGCGTCTATTACGCTAAGGTAGGCCGCCGTATAGTGATGTTATTAGTCGGTGGTACCAAGAAACGCCAGCAAGCCGATATAGATCAAGCCAAAGCGTTTTTAAATGACCACCGAAGGAGAGCACAGACATGA
- the smpB gene encoding SsrA-binding protein SmpB, with amino-acid sequence MATKKGNSKGPSSSVIAQNKKARFEYHINETLEAGLVLAGWEVKSLRAGKAQLTDTYILVRNGEAFLLGSHIMPLNTASTHEIADPTRTRKLLLHRKEIAKIFSVTQDKGHTCVPLKLYWKRNKVKCELALVTGKQLHDKRATEKDRDWSRQKGRIMREHNKA; translated from the coding sequence ATGGCCACTAAGAAAGGTAACAGTAAGGGCCCTAGCAGCAGCGTTATTGCCCAAAACAAGAAGGCTCGGTTTGAGTACCATATCAACGAAACCTTAGAAGCAGGTTTGGTACTCGCAGGCTGGGAAGTTAAAAGCCTTCGTGCTGGTAAAGCACAGCTTACCGACACTTATATTTTGGTACGCAACGGCGAGGCTTTTTTACTAGGCAGCCATATCATGCCGCTAAACACAGCAAGCACCCATGAGATTGCTGACCCGACACGCACACGTAAGTTGCTTTTGCACCGCAAGGAAATCGCCAAAATTTTCTCGGTGACCCAGGACAAAGGCCACACCTGCGTGCCGCTTAAGCTCTATTGGAAACGCAATAAAGTGAAATGTGAGCTGGCGTTGGTGACCGGCAAACAGCTGCATGACAAGCGCGCCACCGAAAAAGATCGCGACTGGAGCCGTCAAAAAGGTCGAATAATGCGGGAACATAACAAGGCATAA
- a CDS encoding type II toxin-antitoxin system RatA family toxin — protein MPTVNRTALVRHTPQQMFDLVNDFERYPEFLPGCRRARLLEHDETHLIGEMTLGRAGVEQTITTRNDLYAPERIELSLVKGPFKQLKGRWLFIPMGEDACKVSLEMEFVFANRLLSMAFGKLFQQIAGQLVDAFTKRADERYGR, from the coding sequence ATGCCAACCGTTAATCGTACCGCCTTGGTGCGGCACACCCCCCAACAAATGTTCGATCTGGTTAATGACTTCGAACGCTATCCCGAGTTCCTGCCGGGGTGCCGCCGTGCGCGCCTGCTAGAGCATGACGAGACGCACCTAATCGGTGAAATGACCCTTGGTCGTGCGGGTGTGGAACAAACTATCACGACTCGAAATGATTTATATGCCCCTGAACGGATTGAGCTGTCATTAGTAAAAGGGCCGTTCAAGCAGCTTAAAGGGCGTTGGCTGTTTATCCCGATGGGAGAGGATGCCTGTAAAGTCAGCTTGGAAATGGAATTTGTGTTTGCCAACCGTTTGCTTAGCATGGCGTTTGGCAAGTTATTCCAACAAATAGCGGGGCAGCTTGTAGATGCCTTCACTAAGCGGGCTGACGAGCGCTATGGCCGTTGA
- a CDS encoding RnfH family protein produces MAVDTFAVEVAFALPHKQRLVALQVRRGTTARQAVVMADLPSLFPDIPSDTFEQAPLGIFGKALRQPEKQTLRPGDRVEVYRSLEIDPKAARLERAKRQAGGK; encoded by the coding sequence ATGGCCGTTGATACGTTCGCGGTAGAGGTAGCCTTTGCCTTGCCGCACAAACAGCGTCTGGTGGCCTTACAGGTGCGTCGAGGAACGACTGCGCGCCAAGCGGTAGTAATGGCAGACCTACCAAGCTTGTTCCCCGATATTCCCAGCGACACCTTTGAACAAGCACCGCTAGGAATTTTTGGCAAGGCGCTGCGTCAGCCTGAAAAACAGACGCTGCGTCCAGGCGACCGGGTTGAAGTATATCGCTCGTTAGAAATAGACCCCAAAGCTGCCCGCCTGGAGCGGGCAAAGCGTCAAGCCGGAGGCAAGTGA
- a CDS encoding outer membrane protein assembly factor BamE, with protein MQKLTRIITLSVALTVVSGCSYVGVYKRDIPQGNLVTQEMVGQLQPGMTQEQVTYVMGRPLLEAPFDTREWDYVYRLDKAYAGVEQRRVTLTFDDMGRLVNVEQQGDFSGDLPISTDTSVGPATETADPISGINTPSQRAPTPESAPEPQPVMSSD; from the coding sequence ATGCAAAAATTGACTCGTATCATTACTCTTTCCGTTGCCCTAACCGTTGTTAGTGGCTGCAGTTACGTTGGCGTATACAAGCGTGACATCCCCCAAGGCAACTTGGTGACCCAAGAGATGGTCGGCCAGTTACAACCAGGGATGACGCAAGAACAAGTCACTTATGTGATGGGGCGTCCGCTGCTGGAAGCGCCGTTTGATACCCGCGAATGGGATTACGTTTACCGCCTTGATAAAGCGTACGCAGGCGTCGAGCAGAGACGTGTGACTCTCACGTTCGATGATATGGGGCGTTTAGTAAACGTTGAACAACAGGGTGATTTCTCAGGTGATCTACCGATCAGCACGGATACCAGTGTAGGCCCCGCAACAGAAACAGCTGACCCAATCTCAGGCATCAACACGCCTAGCCAGCGAGCACCGACGCCAGAAAGTGCCCCAGAGCCTCAGCCGGTGATGTCTTCAGACTAA
- the fur gene encoding ferric iron uptake transcriptional regulator: MADQNHELRKAGLKVTLPRVKILQILENASGQHHLSAEEVYKTLIDAGEDVGLATVYRVLTQFESAGLVIRHNFDGGHAVFEMTQEDHHDHMVCLESGEIIEFVDEIIERRQQEIAEEHGYELVDHALVLYVRPRGSDVTRQDSGPTNRK; encoded by the coding sequence ATGGCCGATCAGAACCATGAACTGCGCAAAGCCGGGCTGAAAGTGACCCTGCCGCGCGTCAAGATCCTGCAGATTCTCGAAAATGCTTCGGGTCAACACCACCTTAGCGCAGAAGAAGTGTATAAAACACTGATTGATGCGGGCGAGGATGTTGGCTTGGCTACCGTGTACCGCGTGCTGACTCAGTTTGAATCAGCGGGCTTGGTGATCCGTCATAATTTTGATGGTGGCCATGCGGTGTTCGAGATGACTCAAGAAGACCACCACGACCATATGGTGTGTTTAGAGAGCGGTGAAATCATTGAGTTTGTCGATGAAATCATCGAGCGTCGTCAGCAAGAGATTGCTGAAGAGCACGGCTACGAACTTGTGGACCATGCACTGGTGCTTTATGTACGCCCCCGTGGGTCGGACGTAACGCGACAGGACAGTGGCCCTACAAATAGGAAATAG
- the recN gene encoding DNA repair protein RecN has product MLTQLAIQDYAIVDRLELDLTRGMTAITGETGAGKSILLGALGLCLGERADAGSVRHGRERTDLSARFDIQHLPAATEWLTARELPADECLLRRVVTASGRSKAWINGHPATIADLKSLGEQLIQIHGQHAHQALMREETHLALLDDYAGLREQSQLLAETFREWRSARRRLKKLSEEGSEVEAKRQLLRYQVEELDQLGLAEGELQTLEEEQHTLAHAEETLRETQFAADCCASDEGGALSLLNQAYAHLSALPGSDKGTLANTLAMLSDARIQVEEASSELNRLASTTELDPERLAWVEERLGDVHRIARKHHVAPEEICALHTRLSQEVAQLEASDDDLESLSNHVAECRERYRKDAKQMSEVRQKAAACLSKEVQQQLAFLAMGKARFEVAVTPRETPTPEGLDHVQFLISANPGQPARPLTKVASGGELSRISLAIQVVAASHSTIPSLVFDEVDVGISGATAEIVGQLLRKLGENGQVMTVTHLPQVAAQAHQHLHIEKRAKRDSTLTQMALLDERGRVSELARMLGGVTLSDQTLAHAREMLHASQRPPH; this is encoded by the coding sequence ATGCTTACGCAGCTAGCAATCCAAGATTACGCTATTGTCGACCGCCTTGAACTCGACCTAACCCGCGGCATGACGGCGATCACTGGGGAAACCGGGGCAGGCAAATCAATTTTACTCGGCGCCCTTGGCCTATGTTTAGGTGAGCGTGCCGACGCCGGCAGCGTGCGCCACGGACGTGAACGCACCGACCTTTCCGCTCGTTTTGATATTCAGCACCTGCCCGCTGCCACCGAGTGGTTGACTGCTCGTGAGCTGCCTGCTGACGAGTGCTTATTGCGCCGCGTAGTGACGGCCAGTGGTCGCTCCAAAGCGTGGATCAATGGCCACCCCGCCACCATCGCTGATCTAAAATCGCTGGGCGAGCAGCTGATCCAAATCCACGGGCAGCATGCCCATCAGGCACTTATGCGTGAAGAAACCCACCTTGCTCTGCTAGATGATTATGCAGGGCTGCGTGAGCAAAGCCAGCTGCTGGCTGAAACGTTCCGCGAATGGCGCAGCGCCCGTCGTCGATTAAAAAAACTCAGCGAAGAAGGCAGCGAAGTTGAAGCAAAACGCCAGTTGTTACGCTACCAAGTAGAAGAGCTCGATCAACTTGGATTGGCAGAAGGTGAGCTACAAACACTCGAAGAAGAACAGCATACCCTTGCCCATGCGGAAGAGACACTACGTGAAACCCAGTTTGCCGCCGACTGCTGCGCGAGCGACGAAGGCGGTGCTCTGTCGCTGTTAAACCAAGCTTATGCCCATTTAAGCGCGCTACCCGGCAGTGATAAAGGCACGCTGGCCAACACCTTGGCGATGCTTAGCGATGCGCGCATTCAAGTAGAAGAAGCTTCCAGCGAACTTAATCGTCTTGCCAGCACTACCGAGCTAGACCCAGAGCGCTTAGCTTGGGTAGAAGAGCGTCTGGGCGACGTTCATCGCATTGCGCGCAAGCACCACGTGGCCCCAGAAGAGATTTGCGCACTGCACACCAGGCTCAGCCAAGAAGTTGCTCAGTTGGAAGCCAGTGACGACGACTTAGAATCACTAAGTAACCACGTCGCCGAGTGCCGCGAGCGCTACCGTAAAGATGCTAAGCAGATGAGCGAAGTGCGTCAAAAAGCCGCTGCGTGCTTAAGCAAAGAAGTGCAGCAGCAGCTGGCTTTCCTGGCCATGGGTAAAGCACGTTTTGAGGTAGCAGTCACTCCGCGTGAAACACCAACGCCAGAAGGCCTCGATCACGTTCAGTTCCTGATCAGCGCTAACCCCGGCCAGCCTGCTAGACCGCTCACTAAAGTTGCTTCGGGCGGTGAGCTATCGCGTATCAGCCTTGCCATACAAGTTGTTGCCGCCTCGCACTCCACCATTCCCAGTCTAGTATTCGATGAAGTAGACGTGGGTATCTCAGGAGCAACGGCCGAAATTGTGGGGCAACTGCTACGCAAGCTCGGCGAAAACGGTCAAGTAATGACAGTCACACACCTGCCTCAGGTAGCCGCACAGGCGCATCAACACCTACATATCGAAAAACGCGCCAAGCGGGATAGTACGCTGACCCAGATGGCCCTACTGGACGAGCGTGGACGGGTTAGTGAACTCGCCCGCATGTTGGGTGGCGTAACTCTCTCGGACCAAACACTCGCTCACGCTAGAGAAATGCTACACGCTAGCCAGCGACCACCGCATTAA
- the grpE gene encoding nucleotide exchange factor GrpE: MAKEPQTPLEDELARQEQEAEVTEQAAEERLIEGELEGLIEEDAALEGDVGNPEADMLAAQVEELEQSLAEAKDQALRAAAEAQNVRRRAEQEAEKARKFALEKFVKELLPVVDSLEKALESMEDGASDVHREGVSMTLKMQLGVLNKFGVESVEPQGEPFDPQVHEAMAMVPNPELEPNTVMEVMQKGYLLNGRLVRPAMVVVSQKAN, from the coding sequence ATGGCAAAAGAACCGCAAACCCCATTAGAAGATGAGCTGGCCCGCCAAGAGCAAGAGGCAGAAGTCACCGAGCAAGCGGCTGAAGAGCGCCTGATTGAAGGTGAGCTGGAAGGGTTGATCGAGGAAGACGCGGCGCTAGAGGGCGACGTAGGAAACCCAGAAGCCGATATGCTAGCCGCTCAGGTGGAAGAGCTTGAGCAGAGCTTGGCGGAAGCTAAAGACCAAGCGCTACGTGCCGCTGCTGAAGCTCAAAACGTGCGTCGCCGGGCTGAGCAAGAAGCTGAAAAAGCGCGCAAATTTGCTTTAGAGAAATTTGTCAAAGAGCTATTGCCCGTTGTTGATAGTCTGGAAAAAGCCCTAGAGAGCATGGAAGACGGAGCCTCTGACGTTCATCGTGAGGGCGTTTCCATGACCCTTAAAATGCAGTTAGGCGTATTGAATAAATTTGGCGTGGAAAGCGTTGAGCCTCAGGGTGAGCCCTTTGACCCGCAGGTTCACGAAGCGATGGCGATGGTGCCGAATCCCGAGCTTGAACCCAATACCGTCATGGAAGTGATGCAGAAGGGTTATTTGCTTAACGGTCGCCTAGTTCGCCCAGCGATGGTGGTAGTCAGCCAAAAAGCCAATTAA